One genomic window of Solanum dulcamara chromosome 12, daSolDulc1.2, whole genome shotgun sequence includes the following:
- the LOC129875618 gene encoding uncharacterized protein LOC129875618 has protein sequence MTGSSASDQDGLGLVTIPRDEPEASEGRDPISYNEHIANLMQQMANMQREIDRLRNLTNLSISLNTPLPEHGADATIPPVDSPSPQDFLPNPSPFKTNMTAPKQPVNQPQVNFANINSQQTNPLPFTTPYVSQTPILQTTLTQAPLTETNPLTQKSPLTQTNPLIQKYQTIQHIPVTHTTTPNMQYVPQVYVIEAQPFITPIPTMPEVDPYEEMERKARSKTDESVAREIHNLKEAFKSIQLHKECEGFEYEDLCVHPDVELPVGYKVPKFDVFDGKGNPRAHLRSYCDKLVGVGKDEAIRMKLFIRSLTGEALDWYTSQDPKKWHSWSIMA, from the coding sequence ATGACTGGTTCAAGTGCATCTGATCAAGATGGTTTAGGACTTGTCACTATCCCAAGAGATGAACCTGAGGCTTCAGAAGGAAGGGATCCTATTTCTTATAATGAACATATTGCTAACCTGATGCAACAAATGGCCAATATGCAAAGAGAGATCGATCGACTTCGAAACCTTACCAATTTGTCCATTAGCCTAAATACACCACTTCCCGAACATGGGGCAGATGCAACTATTCCACCTGTTGACTCTCCCTCGCCTCAAGACTTCCTTCCAAATCCTTCCCCTTTCAAAACCAATATGACTGCTCCTAAACAACCCGTCAACCAACCACAAGTCAATTTCGCAAACATCAACTCACAACAAACCAATCCACTACCTTTCACTACCCCTTATGTTTCCCAAACTCCAATCCTCCAAACTACACTTACCCAAGCTCCACTCACTGAAACTAACCCACTTACCCAAAAATCCCCACTCACCCAAACCAACCCGCTCATCCAAAAATACCAAACGATCCAACATATACCTGTGACACATACTACAACTCCTAACATGCAATATGTGCCACAAGTATACGTAATAGAAGCTCAACCTTTCATTACTCCAATACCAACCATGCCAGAAGTCGATCCATATGAGGAGATGGAGAGAAAGGCCAGATCAAAAACAGATGAAAGTGTAGCTAGGGAGATTCATAATTTGAAAGAAGCGTTCAAAAGTATCCAACTTCACAAAGAGTGCGAAGGATTTGAGTATGAGGATTTATGTGTTCATCCTGATGTCGAGTTGCCTGTAGGATATAAAGTACCAAAATTTGATGTGTTTGATGGGAAAGGAAATCCACGAGCTCATTTAAGATCGTATTGTGACAAGCTAGTTGGAGTGGGGAAAGATGAGGCCATTAGAATGAAATTATTCATAAGGAGTTTGACAGGAGAAGCACTGGATTGGTATACAAGTCAAGATCCGAAGAAATGGCATAGTTGGAGTATCATGGCATAG